The genome window GGGACCCCAAAGGGATATATGGCCGCGCACTGGCCGGCAAAACAGGCACGGTCCCCGGAATCCAGGCGACCTATGAACCGCCCGATAAACCGGAAATCCAGCTGAACGGCCGGAATCCTCCGGAATTATCAGCCGATGCCGTTATGGATATGCTTAAACGACTGTTGCACATATAAACAGTTCTTTTCTCCCTATTTGCGAAACTCATTTGACTGCCCTGCCACCGTCCTATACAATGCGTGCCATGGGCAAAAAGGTAACATACGAGCGGTGGATAAATATTTTCCTTCCCGATGCGTGGACCGAACGGGAAGAAATGGGTTTTGTACTGCTGGAAAGGGACGGCTGGCCCGGCATGGTGCAACTCTCGTTTATCGAGCGGGACGAGTTAAAAGCATCACCCGCGGAAGCCGCCCGCGTACTCCTCGAAGACACCTTGGAGGAGCGTGATGTGCCCTTCCCTCGTGAAGCAGTGAAAGTGGAAGACCGGGGGGACATGGGGATAGCGGCCCTGGATTATACGTACGACGTCAAGGAAGAAACGACCCATTGGCGCATCTGGTTTCTCGTGGACAAAACACGGGCAGTCATGGTAGCCTATGTCAGCGATCCCGAGCACATTCATCCGTCCCTGGATGAAGCCGCGCGCATCATCGCCGACATCGAGTTCATCCCGAGCACCAACGACTGAGTATTCCTCGCGCTGAACAAACCGGGGTAGGACCAGAGCGTTGCTATCCCGTGATCAAACAAAAATCAGACCAAAAAAACAAAGGGCGCGAATACGTATTCGCGCCCTTTGTTTCATTCCCCTGAAAATAGTCCTCGTCACACATACTCCCGCAACATCTTGCTCCGCGCAGGATGACGCAATTTCTTGAGCGCCTTGATCTCGATCTGCCTGATCCTCTCTCGCGTGAGATTAAAGAACTTGCCTACCTCTTCAAGGGTGTGTTCGCTGTTGACTCCGATGCCAAACCGCATCCTGATAATCTTTTCCTCCCGCTCGGTGAGCGAGGAGAGCACCTGCTCGATGCGGCTTGAGGCCTCGTTGTTCTCGAGCGTTTTGAAGGGCGAGATGGCTTTCTCGTCGATGATCACGTCCTTGAGCTCTTTCTCTTCCGAGAGGATCGGCGTTTCCAGGGATACCGGTTCCTGGATCGCCCGCAGGATCTCGTTTACCCGCACTACCGAGAGACCCATAATCTTCGACACTTCCTCGGGAGAAGGTTCCCTGCCCTTCTCACGCATAAACTTGGCAAAGATACGGCTGATGCGCGTGCTTTCCTCAATCAGGTGCACGGGCAGTCGAATGGTGCGCGCCTGGTCCAGAATGGCGCGGGTGATCCGCTGTCTGATCCACCACGTGGAATACGTGCTGAACTTGGTTCCCTTTCCCGACTCATATCGGTCCGATGCCTTCATGAGACCGATATTGCCTTCCTGAATCAGGTCGAGAAGTGTCAGGCCCCGGTTCACGTATTTTTTCGCGATCGAGACCACAAGCCGCATGTTGGCCTGAACCAGCACGTCTTTGGCCTCTTTTACCTTTACCTCCACGGCATCGATGCGTTTGACCATATCCATGAGGGTAGACTCGTCGAGCCCGAGTTTCTCGATCTCGACGGTGATGCCGCGCTCTGCCTGCTTGCCCAATACCGCGAGCTTCTTGAGCATCTTCTCGATCTCGCGGAAGGAAAGGCTCATCTCGTTCAGCGTGGTCGTCGCCCGCTCCATGTCACGCCTGGCCACCTGCCTCTTAAGCCTGTTGTAGAGGCGCATGAACTCCACTTCGTATGAGTCTTTCCACTCGCCGGGGAAACGGAGCACATCCTGTGCCTTCACGAACCCCTGTTTGATGTTCGCGCCCAGCGCCAGGATCCTCGGGATCGCAAGCGGAGAACTCAAGGCGATCTCTTTAAGCACAGCCTTGCCTCCCTCAAGCGTACGAACGTATTCCTGCTCCTCTTCGATCTTAAGCATGGGGAATCTGCCCACGGATTTGAGATACGTGTCGACAAGGTCAGCGCCTGCAACCGCTACCTCTTCGGCAACCTCGGCGACCTCGGCCGGAGAGGGTTCTTCTTCCTCTTCGTCCTCAGCGAACTCGTCAGCCAGGTCCTCTAATATTTCCTCGGGCATCCCATCAGGATATCCGCTCTTTTCTTCTGATAATAATGTCTTACTCATACTCCCTGCCTTTCATCTCTTCTTAATTTCAATTATAGCAAAAACAGATGACACGTCAAACACTAATTATAATTTATAACGCTTATAATACTGCGGAGTAGAACTACGTTCTTTTGGATAGAACAGGCGGAGCGGACATTTTCATTTTTCCCGCCGGATTTTTATGCTATACTCGCATCCCATGGACTTCCTTTACATGTTATTTCCCCTGTCCGGCGTGAAAACATGGGTATTTCTCCCGCCTCTGGTAGCGCTTGTGGTCTCTACCTTTACCTCCATGGCGGGCGTATCCGGGGCTTTTATTCTCCTCCCCTTTCAAATGAGCGTTCTTGGCTTTACCAGTCCTGCAGTCAGTTCAACCAACTTTGTATACAACATCGTAGCGATTCCCAGCGGAGTATACCGGTATTTCAAGGAAGGCCGCATGGCGTGGCCACTCACCTGGGTGGTGAGCGTCGGAACCCTTCCAGGCGTGTTCATCGGTTACTACCTCCGGGTCTTCTACCTCCCGGATCCGCGGACGTTCAAGCTCTTTGTCGGTCTCGTGCTTCTCTACATCGGGAGCAGGCTTCTGTATGAGCTCACCGGGAGAGCGCAGGCAAGCAAAGCAAAACTGAGCGAATTGGATAAAAAGTTTTCGGAACGGGCTGCGCTCATGAAGCAACAACGTAAATCCCGGGCCGAGGCAGGGCTGCCCCCGGAAGCGGTGGTCAAGACCATCACCTTCAATCTGAAGATCATTGAGTACGAGTTCTGGGGCGAATCCTTCCGGTTCAGCGTGCCGGCCATGTTTCTGCTTGCTTTTGTGGTGGGTATCATCGGTGGGACCTACGGTATCGGCGGCGGCGCGATCATTGCACCGTTCTGCGTGGCCGTGTTCCATTTGCCGGTCTACACGGTGGCGGGCGCGGCGTTGCTCGGCACGTTCCTTACCTCGATCGTCGGGGTCTTCTTTTACAGTGTACTGCCCGCAACAGGAGGGCTCTCGACATCACCGGACTGGGTGCTGGGCTTCCTCTTCGGGATAGGCGGGTTTGCGGGTATGTATATCGGCGCGCGGCTCCAGAAATACATGCCCCAGAAGTTCATCAAACTCATGCTCGGGATCATGATCACATCGCTGGCGCTTGGATATATTGTTCAATATTTCGTGGTATAGCGCGGCCGGTCAAGAGGGCATGGTCCTTCATGTGATGAACCATTCCTGTCCAACGGGGGCACGGGGATAAGGACAAACTACGTTAATCCCCTGCTGCCCGGCTTCACCGGCTTGCTTCCCGCCCTGCACAGAGGGCAGGTCTCCGGCGTATACGCAGGTACCGTGAGCGTAACGAGCGATTTGTAAGGAACACCGATGTCCGCTTTGCCGCCGGAACGATCTATGAGCGCAGCCGCGGCAATGACAACCCCGCCCGCTTTCTGCACGACGTTGACGGTCTCCTTCGTCGATTTGCCTGTCGTTATCACATCTTCCACCACAAGCACACGCTCACCCGGTTTGATCGTGAACCCGCGACGGAGCATAAGTTCCCCGTTCACTCGCTCGGCGAATATCGCGCGCACCCCCAGTGCCCGAGCCGTTTCATGAGAAACGAACACACCGCCCAGCGCCGGCGCGATGACAACCTCGATCTTTAAATCCCTGAAATTTTCCGCAAGCGCTGCGCAGAGCCTCGTCGCGATCTCCGGCTGCTGCAGCACGAGGGCGCTCTGCAGATACTGTTCGCTGTGAAGACCTGACGATAACAGAAAGTGCCCGGTCAGCAGGGCGCCGGTCTTTTTGTAAATATCCAATACCTGTTCCGATGTCATGGTTACTCCTTCGGTAAATTATGAAGACGGTATAAAAAAGAGTGCCGGCAGACCGAATTTAGATCTTTTATCTGTGATCGGTCATCTGTCGTCCGTCGTCCGCCGTCTTTCGGCTGTCTTCTGCGAATTCATCTCTTCCAGAATTTTCTGCACCGCGGCCTTTCGATCAATCGCTTTCAGCACCGGTCTCCCTACCACGATATAGTCTGCACCAGCCTTGACCGCTTCTCCCGGCGTCATGACCCGCTTCTGGTCGTCCTTGTCCGCCCATGCCGGACGTACACCCGGCGTGAGAATGATGAATTCTCCGCGAACAGCCCTCCGCAGCGTCTTGATCTCCTGCGGTGAAGCGACCACTCCGTGCATGCCGGCGCGCTGGGCAAGTCGCGCCAGATGGGTAACCTCCCGCTGGAGCGAACGAGTTATCTTAATCTCTTTCCGCATACTTTTTTCGTCCATGCTCGTGAGGATAGTTACCGCAAGCACGGCAGGCACCGGCAGGTTGAGCTTTTCCGCTGTTTCCTTCGCCGATTCCGCCGCAGCCTTCATCATCTCGAGCCCGCCCAGGGAGTGGACGTTGAAAATGCTCACACCGAGTTTCACGGCCTCGGCAGATGCTTTGGCCACGGTGTTCGGGATATCGTGATATTTCAGGTCGAGAAATACACGGCCGCCCATGCCGGTGATGCGGCGGACGATGTCCGGACCATAAGCAGTAAAGAGCTGAAGACCGACCTTGAACACACCGACCGAATCCTTGAGTTCGGAAACGATACGCAGTGCTTCCGTATCGCTCTCGATGTCAAGGGCGATGACAAGACGCTCTGCTGCGCTTAATTCCGCATTCCGCATTCCGCACTCCGCATTTCAGTAGATTCTGAGCAAACTCAGCAATCGATCCTTGAACATTTCCGCCAAAACGTGCAGGCTCGGCATATGAAGAAACTCATTCGCATTATTTGAAAACAGTACCCATGCCTCGGCGGGGAAATCCTGGGTCTCCTGAGACAGCTCCACGTGCAGGATCAGCTTAGGCAGAGCGCGTACCGTGATCGCCATGTCGCTGCCGATAAGACTCGGCACCGTTTCAGCGTCCACCATGGGCAAAAGGGTGTTCGCACGGGTAATGATCTCCACTGCATAGTTGCTGATCGGCAGTTCGACCCTTTTCCTGAAATCCGGCGATGCTTTTCCGGCAAGATCCCCGATCGTGCGCCAGGGCTTCATGCTCAGCGTCGTGCCGGATGAAGCGAGGTAGTCGTGGATCACTGACGCGTGAATTTCGGGCGCCTGCTGACCATGAAGGGTAATACCGTCATGACGGATCGCATACTCCTGCCCGAGCATGCCGAGGAGAAGCGCGTCCTCTTTTTCATTATAGAGAGCACCGATCCGTTCTGCCTGTTTTTGGAAGGAAGTGTGCACAAATGCTTTCACCGTGGTCTCCCGTCCTGAATGTATTCAGAAAACGTCCTTAAGAAGGTACCCGGGTAAAAGGACAACCGGGAAAAGACAAGCCCCCGGCGTCAGGCTTCCTGCTTTATTCGCTGGATAATCTCGGCGATCAATTCCTGAAAATTAAATTGAAGCTGGATAATATCGGCAGGGTAGCTGTCCGCAAATTGATAATCGCCCTCGGCCAGAAGAATGAGGCTGAAAATAATATCCTTCACCTGGTCCTTTAAGCCGCCAAACAGGTCCTTGGATGCGATGAGTCCGTTTTCGACCAGAATCGCCCCCAGTTTTTTTAATCCCGCGTTTTTTTTGTAGAGCTGGGTAGCATACTTCAGGTTCTCAGG of Nitrospirota bacterium contains these proteins:
- the pyrF gene encoding orotidine-5'-phosphate decarboxylase translates to MRNAELSAAERLVIALDIESDTEALRIVSELKDSVGVFKVGLQLFTAYGPDIVRRITGMGGRVFLDLKYHDIPNTVAKASAEAVKLGVSIFNVHSLGGLEMMKAAAESAKETAEKLNLPVPAVLAVTILTSMDEKSMRKEIKITRSLQREVTHLARLAQRAGMHGVVASPQEIKTLRRAVRGEFIILTPGVRPAWADKDDQKRVMTPGEAVKAGADYIVVGRPVLKAIDRKAAVQKILEEMNSQKTAERRRTTDDR
- the pyrE gene encoding orotate phosphoribosyltransferase: MTSEQVLDIYKKTGALLTGHFLLSSGLHSEQYLQSALVLQQPEIATRLCAALAENFRDLKIEVVIAPALGGVFVSHETARALGVRAIFAERVNGELMLRRGFTIKPGERVLVVEDVITTGKSTKETVNVVQKAGGVVIAAAALIDRSGGKADIGVPYKSLVTLTVPAYTPETCPLCRAGSKPVKPGSRGLT
- a CDS encoding DUF3786 domain-containing protein, whose amino-acid sequence is MKAFVHTSFQKQAERIGALYNEKEDALLLGMLGQEYAIRHDGITLHGQQAPEIHASVIHDYLASSGTTLSMKPWRTIGDLAGKASPDFRKRVELPISNYAVEIITRANTLLPMVDAETVPSLIGSDMAITVRALPKLILHVELSQETQDFPAEAWVLFSNNANEFLHMPSLHVLAEMFKDRLLSLLRIY
- a CDS encoding sulfite exporter TauE/SafE family protein; protein product: MLFPLSGVKTWVFLPPLVALVVSTFTSMAGVSGAFILLPFQMSVLGFTSPAVSSTNFVYNIVAIPSGVYRYFKEGRMAWPLTWVVSVGTLPGVFIGYYLRVFYLPDPRTFKLFVGLVLLYIGSRLLYELTGRAQASKAKLSELDKKFSERAALMKQQRKSRAEAGLPPEAVVKTITFNLKIIEYEFWGESFRFSVPAMFLLAFVVGIIGGTYGIGGGAIIAPFCVAVFHLPVYTVAGAALLGTFLTSIVGVFFYSVLPATGGLSTSPDWVLGFLFGIGGFAGMYIGARLQKYMPQKFIKLMLGIMITSLALGYIVQYFVV
- a CDS encoding sigma-70 family RNA polymerase sigma factor yields the protein MSKTLLSEEKSGYPDGMPEEILEDLADEFAEDEEEEEPSPAEVAEVAEEVAVAGADLVDTYLKSVGRFPMLKIEEEQEYVRTLEGGKAVLKEIALSSPLAIPRILALGANIKQGFVKAQDVLRFPGEWKDSYEVEFMRLYNRLKRQVARRDMERATTTLNEMSLSFREIEKMLKKLAVLGKQAERGITVEIEKLGLDESTLMDMVKRIDAVEVKVKEAKDVLVQANMRLVVSIAKKYVNRGLTLLDLIQEGNIGLMKASDRYESGKGTKFSTYSTWWIRQRITRAILDQARTIRLPVHLIEESTRISRIFAKFMREKGREPSPEEVSKIMGLSVVRVNEILRAIQEPVSLETPILSEEKELKDVIIDEKAISPFKTLENNEASSRIEQVLSSLTEREEKIIRMRFGIGVNSEHTLEEVGKFFNLTRERIRQIEIKALKKLRHPARSKMLREYV
- a CDS encoding DUF4388 domain-containing protein, with the translated sequence MSIILSGKISFTPLVDVLEQLRRRKATGTLTVSSGDVKKCIFIKNGQIVFATSTSSEDRLGEILVKTGKLTPENLKYATQLYKKNAGLKKLGAILVENGLIASKDLFGGLKDQVKDIIFSLILLAEGDYQFADSYPADIIQLQFNFQELIAEIIQRIKQEA